One window of the Oncorhynchus keta strain PuntledgeMale-10-30-2019 chromosome 31, Oket_V2, whole genome shotgun sequence genome contains the following:
- the LOC118377510 gene encoding telethonin-like has protein sequence MLYTHKINSLNSGDVYLVNAHCDVKEKDQEKKESYQATWLDLVMETRPEQQTTLFENDSSRKETYKQKQMAHFLVQRNPSQKIKMGTRGGMLKEYQLPYKNAIRVPIFTPSKAVPSKDLYRSPSPSEYKSIMEFETIAKGVCSDKQEIFEITKDLPKVSQPIRVNFRASSLISPTREFSHSFRG, from the exons atGCTCTACACACACAAGATTAACAGTCTAAACAGTGGGGATGTGTATCTGGTAAATGCCCACTGCGATGTAAAGGAGAAGGACCAGGAGAAGAAGGAGTCCTACCAGGCCACTTGGTTGGACTTGGTGATGGAAACAAGACCAGAACAACA GACCACATTGTTTGAAAACGACTCCTCGAGAAAGGAGACCTACAAGCAGAAACAGATGGCTCATTTCTTGGTCCAGAGAAACCCCAGTCAGAAGATCAAGATGGGCACAAGGGGTGGAATGCTGAAGGAGTACCAGCTGCCATACAAGAACGCCATCCGTGTGCCCATCTTCACTCCCAGCAAAGCCGTCCCATCCAAAGACCTGTACAGATCACCTTCTCCATCAGAGTACAAGTCTATCATGGAATTTGAGACGATCGCCAAAGGAGTATGTTCAGATAAACAGGAGATTTTCGAAATCACTAAGGACTTACCTAAGGTCTCCCAACCTATCCGTGTTAACTTCAGGGCATCTAGTCTTATATCCCCAACACGTGAGTTTTCACACTCCTTCAGGGGTTGA